From Argopecten irradians isolate NY chromosome 3, Ai_NY, whole genome shotgun sequence:
GTAGTATCAGCATGGTACCTGGTTTCAGAGGATAGATGCGACATAGAAACCCGCGAATTTGTCCTGATCGCGTTCACAGACTCGTAAGACGAAATGAGGATCTTCGGGGAGGTTTTCGACACTTTAGCGAAAATACGACCATCCATTGTCCAGTGGGACTCAATGATTTTGTCTTTCCACATTCTCCCAAGTTCGGATACGATACCTTGTCGATATGGAGTGAGGCATTCAGTGATAAAGATTTTTTCATCTTTATAGAGGGATTTCAGATCAGATTTTACCTTGAACACGGCCTGTCTGTCGGTGTAACGTACAAAGCGTGCGATAATAGTAACTTTATTGTTTCGTATCTTACCAATTGTGTGGGTTCTAGATAGATCGGCTTTAGTGAGAGGCACACCTAGTTTGTTACAGATATCAATCACTGCCTGGTAAGTATCAAATTCATTCACGGGCTTATCAATCCGCACGTTATGAAACTTCAAAGCCCCTCTCCTGGTATATTGCTGTTGTTCATCAAGATCAACTTGGAGAGCAAATACGGATTTGCGAAGATCTGCGATCTCTGCGGCTTGGCGTTGGACTTCCAGTTTCATCGGAGCGATGATCTCGTTGACTTTAGAATCGACCACCTCGTTGATCGTATGGTTATTTGAAATAGCATGGCTGACTGCCTGTTCGATATGGGGTTTCATTGAGTCAAGCAATAAACTCGAGACCAAGGTTGCTAATGACGGTGCCAACATTTCGGCGAACTTAGATAAAAAGTCTGGAGTAAACATCATCTGCTGATGTGCAAAAGCTGGATCAGACATAAGAGCTACTGACGGTGACCCGACACAAGGTGAATGCCCCTGCATGTATATTGGAGGTGGGGTGGGGAAAACTGAAGACCTTTTCGACTCAATATCAATAGGCGATTCAGGGCTACTCCGTTCCTTTCTTTTATTGTCCGTTTGAGCTAACGTACTAACAAACACATGCGCCTGTTCCTGTGATATGTTGAGTGACATACCTGCACAAACACTGAACGTTAGGTACGCGTGATGTCGTTCAACCAGTTACTAAAAATAACTCGTCGTCGGATAAACCACCGAGTACGTCGCCAACAAATTTTCCAATTTCTACAGAATTTCAATATGTTCATAAGAATTGATCATCACTTAGTAGATTTCCGTAGAGAGTGTCAACAAATGCGAAATACCACAATAATGAGATTCATCTAGAAATATGAGTTCTAGCGAAATTTTCACCACACACCTTACCCCACGTCTTTACAGCTCAGCCATCACGTGACaaagttacaaaaatattttttgtgttagtgaaatatacacactgtatataatttatacgattaaacaccaatattattgttaaaatgatgagaaCCGTTTTATAATCTGTCAGCGGTAGAGCTTCTTTGTAACAAAATACTTTATGTGTTAAAATGGACTGATATGACATGGTTTTATAAGTGTTTACGTAGGTGCNNNNNNNNNNNNNNNNNNNNNNNNNNNNNNNNNTGATACCAGATTGTAGAAAAGATTCTGAGTCAGGTGTAATAAGattttttcatatagagatGTTACAAGATTTTATGcttgaataatttttttgtctttttgcaGTTTTTCTATGCCATAGCCAGCAGCAAATCCTCCAATATAATAGTGCTCTGTTTAGCTATGATAATGGTAAGTTTTATGTGTTCTCCGAGGTCAATTTGAATAAACCACAGTATCGAATATTAAGTAGAAATTAAGGTAAAAACACACATAGCATGTGCCCTATTTAGCAGAATTAAAGTAACGTCTCATCCCTATTGAGATTTCTGCTGACCAGTAGTCTGTACTGGAAGAGAATCATGCTGATCAGCCAGAATCTTTTACTTTAGGTAGTCGAGATATTTCTGTCCACTAGACAGACTCATGTAGGATTCTATAATAATTTAACTAACATTAACAGGTCAACCTGTTATCCTACCTGTTAGAATAGATTGCATTCATAATCTTTACTTATTGTCTTAAAAATCTCATAATCTTTAATTATTGTCTTAAAAATCTCATAATCTTTACTTATTGTCTTAAAAATCTCATAATCTTTACTTATTGTCTTAAAAATCTCATAATCTTTACTTATTGTCTTAAAAATCTCATAATCTTTACTTATTGTCTTAAAAATCTCATAATATTCACTAATAATCTTATCTTTTTGTCTGGCGAATGGTATTTGTTTAAAAGGTGTTCTTTCAGGATagatcatttaaacaatttcatgtttcctttatattaaattttcagGCTAAAATGTGTACAAGTATGCTAAATCTTGTGTTTTAGGGAATGTATTTCGTGTCATCAGTCCTTCTGATTCGGATGAACATGCCAGCccaatacaggtgagattttACAGTACTCAGCCACTTTATGCCTATGTGACTTACACTctcatttaaacaatattataGTGGTATCGACCATGCAGATAGGTATTGGTTGTGATGTTATATCTGCAGGTGTTACAtcataattttcagagaaagaaaaatatgtttcgctcacaaaacaatgacgtcacaattgatacccgtccagcaagggaggtaactctgcaatatgcaaagacaggaTAGACCTTATATTGGGTTCGTTGTTGATAGAATGAACTAtctttatattgatattgtacTTGACACTTAACAGCGCCATTAAGAAGAAACAAACAGATAATTTGCAATGaagttttattgtttgtattaaaataaacagGCCATGCACAAAGATGATTTACAATGATGAGATGGtatacaaatatcaacacacaaAATTTCTATTCATCCATACCTGTATATCGACTTTTACTATTGGTGTataatttcatttgataacagATTTGAAATTGTGTTATTGGTAGGAACATTTTTGGTTATAGTCCATTGAAACAACATTAACAAAAacttaacaaaacaaattttgatattttttataatcttGGTCCCATAGCTCCAATGCTTTATTAAGCAGGTGCTTGTCCTTACAAAAGTTTAATGAGCACACAAGGCGAGTGCTGTCACTGATGTGTTCTGATACTAATTGGCAGAAGCAGGCCGACACCATGTAATGTGGTTACAAATACGAGTTATGAGTACCTCATTTTCaatcataattatattaaaattatttgttttcaagatATCATTGATGaaagatttgaaaattatttatttgaaaaatttatATTCCTGttccattttgaaatattctgccttataaatacacaaaataataaaaaaaaaatgaacaaagaATAATATTCAGGAgctaaaacataaaaaaaaattgattatattttatatatttaacataaaaaccatacatgtatcaatactTAAAGCTATATGTGCCGTGTTTTTGATTAACTGATTTTCATCACTTTGCCCATCTTTTAAAGTACACTCCGCAAGTTTACATTCCATAAACACATGAATAGCAAAGAATTACTAATACTACATGAAAAATTCCATGCAGACCTGCTGTTCAATTTTGATCATAATTCATTTGACGTCATCTTCTTAATGAATACATGGAGAATATACATCAGGATGTTTTGGTGTTGCTTTAGCAACTTATAATAATTGAGCCatcattttcttcatttactgtaaaaacttgtgtaattttCGCACTTTTTCTGtgctaaaatgaaatattgtaatattgtcATGTTACAGGTCAATCATTACAGAAGTCCTCGGTGACCTGCAGTTCAATTTTTATCATCGTTGGTTTGACGTCATCTTCCTTGTCAGTGCCCTGTCCAGTATTGGATTTCTATATATAGCTCATAAGCAGGCTCCAGAGAAGGACATACTGTAGTGGACTATTGATACGATGAATGATGTACATATAAGTAAAAAATGCACAATTGCAAATTGAATCAGTGAAATTGCATAGTTGCCTTTTTGGGCTCCTGGACTAGCCTGCCTTTGAAGAATTTTGCTTACGGCGAATTTAAGATATGCGATGATTTTTGAAATGCAAGCAATTTGTTGTTGAAGATGTTAAGAGATCAAAACTTGAGCTTCTTCACTTCAAGTGAGAAACCAAAGTATGTTTTACATCATTATCTCGAAGTTGATGAAGAAATGAACAATTCATAGGATAGTGTAGAAGCAATTGAACATCGTAGAAACAATCTCTTCATAGAAAATGGATTTTAACCTTGcagtaaacaaatcattttcAAAGCTTTAAGTTATCTACAATGattgtatgtattgttaagGCAGGGCCTTGATCTGTCTTAAATGTCACTTCTAGTCTCTGTAttgtaatttcatttatattactgatttaacaatataaacatgtgACTAATTGTATTGAAGTGACGTGttattattacatataaatgAGAGGTTCTGTTGGCATATATTGCTCATCTGGTtaatttagtaaatataaaagaaaaccCTGGCTTACAAATAGAACCCCCACCACATAGCACAAGGATGTTACCAGTCAAATATGAGCGATATCCATTGCCTGTTTCAAagacaaaatgaattttatctACCACTTTTGGCACTACATCTCAGGCCTGCAGATGCTTTAAACCAACaattgcacaatttggaatcttAACATCATAGACAAATATGAATATCTTGCATACTATTTTCACAAAGAAGTCATCTATACATTGGAATAACCAAATGGACCGCCTAGAGGTTACATATATGAAGAAGTTCTCATCCGATTGTTGATGGACAAACGGATACTGGACGCCAGATGCCACTTTATGGCACAGCTCCCTTGGAGTTTCGGACCACGTGAGCGAAAAAAAGTATGATTGGACAAACAAAAAGTATGATTGGACAAACACcattatgtaaatagtttttgtacatgtataaacactaGTCTATTAATCTCAAGGAgtttatatttgatgatttcACGTTGAATGATTGCTTCTCTATCCTTAACAAATGTTCATTGAATTCATAcgatttcaattttatatgatGTGTCAATCAAACCATTctctttatattattttcaatcagatatttcaagaaaataatttattgcgtTTAATTTAggaaagtaaagaaaaaaaagataatttaacTCTGAAATCATGTTTTGAAAACAACATAGCAATTTACGGAATATGCCACTTCATCacaactttttttatatttcgtTGGAGACAGCAGACATCatgccaatctgattaaaatggaGATCCTTATacccactccgttcaatagaggatctgacaacattccattaAGGGTCATGCTCGGATGACTtcttaccacgtgtacttcataTCACATAAACTTTCGACACATTGCCacgtcaattgataacgccatttagtcccagtatacataaacatttagctttgttgtgctctttgggcgagatgactacgtacacgaaaataattcggacagcttttttcaaactatttcgtccccactcaagattctggcagtgaaatttgattggctatttccaaaggtcatctgaacgtgacccctaatgggatgttctcagatcctcttatcacacgtagtgataataaggatctttattttaatcagattgacatcATGCGGTCGTTTAATTCCTTTCTTTGTTTTCCTGATTAATCCAATTATCCGAGAAGGGaatctttaaaacaatatcaGCATATCTTCTCCAGCGAGACCGTCAATGGAAACAATCGCCGAAAATTTTCCTTTTCAGTTCTTTGCCATTTCTGCGACCAATGTCCTTTGCTATATGTTCCATTGTGATGCCCTGCTCAATCATTTCATTCTTTGGGACATTCACACCTTGAAAGGCATGGACAGGAAAACCgcacaacaacatcaaggtgcAGACAGGTTCCTCGAAATCTTTTCCAACTACGATTCCCGGGGCACCCGATGCTCCATGCTGGACCCAACAATCGAACAAAACTTTCCCCTCATCTCCGATTCCTGCATACCCTCTCTTCACGTTGCCGTTGTCTTCCATCATATAACCACGTCGACTGGCATTGTCATCGGCGTACAGGTTAAAAAGCACAATGTCGGAATCAAATTGCATGATCTTGTCATCCGGTTTTTCAGGAAATCCAAACAGCGAAAATTGTTCGTCGTAAATTTTCTTAAACCTTGTAAACGGTTTAGGAATCTGTAATTGATGCGTTTCACGTGGTTTGAGTTTTAAAATAGCGTAATCGAGTTTCTCGTCACCTTGTATTAATTCTGGTTGTAACTGAAATTTTTCACCAACATATTGTTTAGGAAATTTGAACTCGATGAATACATCTTCTGCATCTAGTAAAGACCAGTCCTCGTCGTCCGAATCGTGCTCTTCTGGAAACATAATGGATAACTTCAAATTGAATTTCGAACAGATCCAGAAAAAGAAGACCTTATGGGAAGTTTATAACATTAAATGACATTACAACAGATACATacacttttaaattattttagtaTACTACTTGTCCATAGACATGCGAAGTAAAGTCCATAGACATGTAAAAACTTTACT
This genomic window contains:
- the LOC138317475 gene encoding uncharacterized protein isoform X1, with translation MEPSESDCSHHADMVYELGQAIPSSSSEMQSILNQCTERQYLTKAEAASSNTMEDLCSCLMKNEVISHGMYKKLKDIPPLKRNAGAIRIIDRCANKIAKITDGWQPIRASCNRASETEDVKPRGGEENSHQFRKQVDNTHDARILDVWLRARESIGHIQGRKGGTGFRVGEDYIMTAYHVAAGLAKEHDSDDEDWSLLDAEDVFIEFKFPKQYVGEKFQLQPELIQGDEKLDYAILKLKPRETHQLQIPKPFTRFKKIYDEQFSLFGFPEKPDDKIMQFDSDIVLFNLYADDNASRRGYMMEDNGNVKRGYAGIGDEGKVLFDCWVQHGASGAPGIVVGKDFEEPVCTLMLLCGFPVHAFQGVNVPKNEMIEQGITMEHIAKDIGRRNGKELKRKIFGDCFH
- the LOC138317475 gene encoding uncharacterized protein isoform X2, yielding MEPSESDCSHHADMVYELGQAIPSSSSEMQSILNQCTERQYLTKAEAASSNTMEDLCSCLMKNEVISHGMYKKLKDIPPLKRNAGAIRIIDRCANKIAKITGEENSHQFRKQVDNTHDARILDVWLRARESIGHIQGRKGGTGFRVGEDYIMTAYHVAAGLAKEHDSDDEDWSLLDAEDVFIEFKFPKQYVGEKFQLQPELIQGDEKLDYAILKLKPRETHQLQIPKPFTRFKKIYDEQFSLFGFPEKPDDKIMQFDSDIVLFNLYADDNASRRGYMMEDNGNVKRGYAGIGDEGKVLFDCWVQHGASGAPGIVVGKDFEEPVCTLMLLCGFPVHAFQGVNVPKNEMIEQGITMEHIAKDIGRRNGKELKRKIFGDCFH